In Oscillatoria acuminata PCC 6304, a single window of DNA contains:
- a CDS encoding NAD(P)H-quinone oxidoreductase subunit F has product MADLLLTTVWLVPGYSLLGGLLAGAWSPGTIRKTGPRPSGYINLVLTFLAFVHSLLALPATWNQPAQQLSWTWLDAAGLTLTVDLKISALTVGAMALVTGLNLLAQIFAVGYMEMDWGWGRFYAMLGVFEAGICALILCNSLFFSYVILEVLTLGTYLLVGLWFSQPLVVTGARDAFLTKRVGDLILLMGVVALLPLAGTWNFDELAQWAQTADVDPKIATLLGLALIAGPLGKCAQFPLHLWLDEAMEGPVPSTILRNSVVVATGAWVLIKLQPVLALSEIATTTAIYIGAVTAVGASAIAIAQIDIKRSLSYSVSAYMGLVFIAVGTGETQTALMLLLSHAVAMALLVTCTGGIIWNTITQDLTQYGGLWSRRPISGLAFLVGVAGLVALPPFGGFWSLLTMAENLWQTHPELVGVLVVVNGLTAFSVIREFGLIFGGEPKPMTVRSPEVHWPMVLPMVILMGVTLHIPLILMEWNLLPDWANLNVPVAGVLIGSTLVGGGSAAFIYMSSRISKPVKFGPQSVQDFFAYDFYTAKLYKLTIVFAVGFVSQIVFWFDRYIVDGLVNLVGLFTVFSGQSLKYNVSGQTQFYALTILFGVAVLGMLLAWPSLSKIILIFN; this is encoded by the coding sequence ATGGCTGATTTACTTTTGACAACCGTTTGGTTAGTGCCTGGATATTCCTTGCTTGGGGGACTCCTGGCTGGCGCTTGGTCCCCGGGAACGATCCGAAAAACCGGACCAAGACCCTCGGGCTATATTAATTTAGTCCTAACATTTTTAGCCTTCGTTCATAGTTTATTGGCGTTACCGGCAACCTGGAATCAACCGGCGCAACAGCTATCTTGGACTTGGTTAGATGCTGCCGGGTTAACCCTAACGGTAGATTTAAAAATATCTGCTTTGACGGTTGGTGCAATGGCATTAGTCACGGGATTGAATCTGCTGGCGCAGATTTTTGCCGTGGGATATATGGAAATGGACTGGGGTTGGGGTCGCTTCTATGCCATGTTGGGAGTATTTGAAGCGGGAATTTGCGCCCTGATTTTGTGCAATTCGTTGTTTTTCAGTTATGTCATTTTAGAAGTCCTCACCCTGGGCACCTATTTATTAGTGGGTTTGTGGTTCTCGCAACCGTTGGTGGTGACGGGGGCCAGAGATGCTTTTTTGACCAAACGGGTAGGAGATTTAATTCTGCTGATGGGGGTAGTTGCTTTATTGCCGTTAGCAGGAACTTGGAATTTTGATGAATTAGCCCAATGGGCGCAAACCGCTGATGTAGACCCAAAAATTGCTACGTTGTTGGGGTTAGCGTTAATTGCCGGACCCTTGGGGAAATGTGCTCAGTTTCCCTTGCATCTGTGGTTAGATGAGGCAATGGAGGGGCCAGTTCCTAGTACGATTTTGCGGAATTCTGTGGTGGTGGCAACTGGGGCCTGGGTATTGATTAAATTACAGCCGGTGTTGGCGTTGTCGGAGATTGCGACAACGACGGCGATTTATATTGGGGCGGTGACAGCAGTAGGGGCTTCGGCGATCGCCATTGCCCAAATTGATATCAAGCGATCGCTCTCTTACTCTGTGAGTGCTTACATGGGGTTAGTGTTTATCGCTGTGGGTACGGGCGAGACTCAAACGGCGCTGATGTTACTCCTCTCTCACGCCGTGGCGATGGCACTCTTAGTTACCTGTACTGGAGGAATTATCTGGAATACGATTACCCAAGACCTCACTCAGTATGGGGGACTATGGTCTCGCCGTCCAATTTCTGGGTTGGCATTTCTTGTGGGAGTTGCGGGTTTAGTGGCGTTACCTCCCTTTGGCGGATTCTGGTCGTTGCTCACCATGGCGGAGAATCTCTGGCAGACGCATCCGGAGTTGGTGGGTGTGTTGGTGGTGGTGAATGGGTTGACGGCATTTAGTGTAATTCGCGAGTTCGGATTAATTTTTGGGGGAGAACCGAAACCGATGACAGTGCGATCGCCAGAAGTGCATTGGCCAATGGTTCTCCCGATGGTGATTTTAATGGGCGTCACCCTGCATATTCCGTTAATTTTGATGGAATGGAATCTGCTACCTGACTGGGCAAACCTGAATGTTCCTGTGGCGGGAGTTTTGATTGGATCAACCTTAGTCGGAGGTGGGTCGGCTGCCTTCATTTATATGAGCAGTCGCATTTCCAAACCCGTCAAATTTGGTCCCCAATCCGTCCAAGACTTTTTTGCTTACGATTTTTATACGGCCAAGTTGTACAAGCTGACCATTGTCTTTGCCGTGGGTTTTGTTTCCCAGATTGTCTTCTGGTTTGACCGCTATATTGTGGATGGATTGGTCAATTTAGTGGGATTATTCACCGTATTTAGCGGCCAGAGCTTAAAATACAATGTTTCGGGACAAACACAGTTTTATGCCCTAACTATTTTGTTTGGCGTTGCTGTGTTAGGAATGTTACTCGCTTGGCCATCTTTGTCGAAAATTATCTTAATTTTCAACTAA
- a CDS encoding carbonic anhydrase, whose product MEKVIRSTQVSRRNLLKFVAVALGTSAVTATLSCASASINQRNQYREVPDNLSPDDALTFLMEGNQRFVSETRLNPNQTLGRITEVAQEQTPFAALLSCADSRVPVEIVFDRGFGDLFVVRQAGNLVTPEETGSLEFGTAVLGSKVIMVLGHQSCGAVEAAMKGGEFPGQIGSLVAAIAPALASLEGQTGEPVENAIKANVSWQVNQLKQSPVISELIAEGKLKVVGGYYKLGTGEVELLT is encoded by the coding sequence ATGGAAAAAGTGATCCGATCAACTCAAGTTTCCCGGCGCAATTTACTCAAATTTGTCGCCGTTGCCCTAGGGACTAGCGCAGTTACAGCGACCCTCTCCTGCGCTTCTGCTTCTATAAATCAGAGGAATCAGTACCGGGAAGTTCCAGACAATTTATCCCCCGATGATGCCTTAACTTTTTTAATGGAAGGCAATCAACGGTTTGTTAGCGAAACCCGTCTCAATCCCAACCAAACTTTAGGCCGAATTACAGAAGTGGCGCAAGAGCAAACTCCCTTTGCAGCACTTCTGAGTTGTGCCGATTCCCGAGTGCCCGTTGAGATTGTCTTTGATCGCGGATTTGGGGATTTATTTGTAGTCCGCCAAGCGGGAAATTTGGTCACGCCCGAAGAAACCGGCAGTTTGGAATTCGGGACGGCGGTTTTGGGCTCCAAGGTAATCATGGTATTGGGACATCAAAGCTGTGGGGCGGTCGAAGCGGCGATGAAAGGGGGCGAGTTTCCCGGTCAAATTGGTAGCTTAGTGGCAGCGATCGCCCCAGCATTGGCAAGTCTTGAAGGACAGACTGGGGAACCCGTAGAAAATGCGATCAAAGCTAATGTTTCTTGGCAGGTGAATCAGTTGAAACAATCTCCGGTTATTTCTGAGTTAATCGCTGAAGGAAAATTAAAAGTAGTCGGCGGTTACTACAAATTAGGGACGGGAGAGGTTGAATTGCTCACTTAA
- a CDS encoding NADH-quinone oxidoreductase subunit M, whose amino-acid sequence MLSLLIGLPLVGAALIGFWPSKGSPTLFRNIALVVALGILAWTVAIATQFDLASPGVQFSENLPWIPQLGLSYKLGIDGLSFPLLALSAFLNCIAIYGRGETVERPRLYYPMIFLVNAGITGAFAAQNLLLFVLFYELELIPLYLLIGIWGGQKRGYAAMKFLIYTALSGILILAAFLGMAWLSGSSSFDIGSISTDNLSLTTQLILLSILLVGFGIKIPLVPLHTWLPDAYVEASPAVAILLGGILAKLGAYGLIRFGLQLFPETWAIVGPGLAIIGVVSVMYGAFSAIAQKDIKRMVAYSSIGHMGYILVAAAAGTPLSLLGAVAQMVSHGLILAILFYIVGIIEQKVGTRELDVLNGLMNPNRGLPLTSALLILGGMASAGIPGLVGFIAEFMVFQGSFSVFPIQTLLCIIASGLTAVYFAILINRTCFGKLDNQLAYYPKVLFAERVPALILAVTIFILGIQPAWLVRWSEPTTTAMVANIQPAHPAQIAQKLNNFAP is encoded by the coding sequence ATGCTGAGTCTATTAATTGGATTGCCCCTTGTCGGTGCAGCGCTCATTGGATTTTGGCCCTCCAAAGGGTCGCCGACGCTATTTAGAAATATTGCCCTAGTCGTCGCTTTGGGGATTCTCGCTTGGACTGTGGCGATCGCCACTCAGTTTGATTTAGCCTCCCCGGGAGTGCAATTCTCAGAAAATTTACCTTGGATTCCCCAATTAGGACTCAGCTATAAATTAGGCATTGATGGGTTATCTTTTCCCCTGCTGGCCCTGAGTGCATTTCTCAATTGCATTGCCATTTATGGTCGGGGTGAAACCGTAGAGCGCCCTCGGTTATATTATCCCATGATTTTCCTCGTGAATGCTGGAATTACCGGGGCATTTGCAGCACAAAATTTGTTACTATTTGTGCTGTTTTATGAATTGGAACTGATTCCCCTTTATCTGTTAATTGGGATTTGGGGGGGGCAAAAACGCGGATATGCCGCCATGAAATTCCTAATTTATACGGCATTGTCAGGGATTTTAATCTTAGCCGCATTTTTGGGAATGGCTTGGTTAAGCGGTTCGAGTAGCTTTGATATTGGGTCAATTTCCACCGACAATTTATCCTTAACCACCCAACTGATTTTACTATCTATTCTGTTAGTGGGATTTGGGATTAAGATTCCCCTGGTTCCGTTGCACACTTGGTTGCCCGATGCTTATGTGGAAGCGTCCCCGGCTGTTGCCATTCTCCTAGGAGGAATTTTAGCGAAATTAGGGGCTTATGGGTTAATCCGATTTGGATTACAACTGTTCCCAGAAACCTGGGCAATTGTTGGTCCGGGGTTGGCAATTATTGGGGTGGTGAGCGTCATGTATGGTGCTTTTAGTGCGATCGCCCAAAAGGACATCAAGCGCATGGTTGCTTATAGTTCCATTGGACACATGGGCTATATTTTAGTCGCCGCCGCCGCCGGAACTCCCCTCAGCTTACTCGGTGCAGTCGCCCAAATGGTCAGTCATGGATTAATCCTCGCCATTCTCTTTTATATCGTGGGTATCATTGAGCAGAAAGTTGGCACTCGCGAACTGGATGTGTTGAATGGATTAATGAATCCCAATCGCGGATTACCCCTCACCAGTGCCTTACTGATTTTAGGCGGCATGGCAAGTGCCGGAATTCCGGGATTGGTCGGATTTATTGCTGAATTTATGGTCTTTCAAGGCAGTTTTTCTGTATTCCCCATACAGACTTTACTCTGTATTATTGCCTCGGGTTTAACCGCCGTTTATTTTGCAATTTTAATCAATCGCACCTGTTTTGGAAAACTGGATAATCAGTTGGCATATTATCCCAAAGTGTTGTTTGCCGAACGAGTTCCCGCGTTAATATTGGCGGTCACTATTTTCATTTTAGGCATTCAACCGGCTTGGTTAGTGCGGTGGAGTGAACCGACAACTACAGCAATGGTAGCCAATATTCAACCCGCTCATCCTGCACAAATTGCTCAAAAATTGAACAATTTTGCCCCCTAG
- a CDS encoding CO2 hydration protein, translating into MTTATSTQLPPSTHEFADIIHRLEAGGAMLPDSPENLKQIIGIYKAYAVPMDFYWRDLLYIAQEVFLEPFNFFKYFLPKEYLELHNHYAGEDADLRIWRGEATAHPELIAFIEKGELNQKIPRLFHHWFHDRINMEFAEACMRSMLWHGRDMGWGKFDAYLDSDEYKANADVAIKAYFQGNPVMLGLYKLFPEMFLEQVRQLSYYSNLGLFWEVMAPVFFEMSDLYDEGKLTSVPEAMNFLVNGIFAIAGRPIYHHAHIRGEVYEIIPKSKGFTWLYEAALPYVEAIFYRTAPFRGTKSYNAQAKQVPDEQKDFHYGILYADVFPVGTAGIPPTLLMQDMLHFLPPYLVDYYRQYCRGEDDMLIQLGISFQRSMYCVTSAVIQALRTALLYPLDDPNPKHLIANRRFFETQLDRFKRPEARLRDIQSQDYR; encoded by the coding sequence ATGACAACTGCAACTTCTACTCAACTCCCCCCCTCTACTCATGAATTTGCCGATATTATTCATCGGTTAGAAGCCGGTGGCGCAATGTTGCCGGATAGTCCCGAAAATTTGAAGCAAATTATCGGCATTTATAAAGCCTACGCTGTGCCGATGGACTTCTACTGGCGGGATTTACTTTATATCGCCCAAGAGGTCTTTTTAGAACCGTTTAACTTTTTCAAATACTTCCTCCCTAAAGAATATTTAGAACTTCATAATCACTATGCCGGAGAGGATGCTGATTTGCGAATTTGGCGGGGAGAGGCAACGGCACATCCGGAACTCATCGCCTTTATCGAAAAAGGGGAATTAAATCAGAAAATCCCCCGGTTGTTCCATCATTGGTTCCACGATCGCATTAATATGGAGTTTGCTGAAGCCTGTATGCGATCGATGTTGTGGCATGGCAGAGATATGGGGTGGGGGAAATTTGATGCCTATCTCGATAGTGATGAGTATAAAGCCAATGCCGATGTCGCCATCAAAGCCTATTTTCAAGGCAATCCCGTGATGTTGGGACTTTATAAACTGTTTCCCGAAATGTTTTTAGAACAGGTGAGACAACTCTCCTATTATAGCAATTTGGGATTGTTCTGGGAAGTAATGGCCCCCGTGTTTTTTGAAATGTCGGATCTGTATGATGAAGGCAAACTCACCAGCGTTCCCGAAGCCATGAATTTCCTTGTCAATGGCATCTTTGCGATCGCGGGACGTCCCATTTACCATCACGCTCATATTCGTGGCGAAGTTTACGAAATTATCCCCAAATCTAAAGGCTTTACCTGGTTATATGAAGCCGCCTTACCCTACGTCGAAGCCATCTTTTATCGCACTGCACCCTTCCGAGGGACTAAATCCTATAATGCTCAAGCCAAACAAGTCCCAGATGAGCAGAAAGACTTTCATTATGGCATTTTATATGCCGATGTCTTTCCCGTGGGAACGGCTGGAATTCCTCCGACATTATTAATGCAGGATATGCTTCATTTCCTCCCCCCCTATTTGGTGGATTATTATCGCCAATATTGTCGGGGAGAGGATGATATGTTGATTCAGTTGGGAATTAGTTTCCAGCGATCGATGTATTGTGTCACTTCCGCTGTCATTCAAGCATTACGGACTGCTTTACTCTATCCCTTAGATGATCCAAATCCCAAGCATTTGATAGCAAATCGGCGGTTTTTTGAAACCCAACTGGATCGGTTCAAACGTCCTGAAGCTCGATTGCGGGATATTCAGAGTCAGGATTATCGATAA
- a CDS encoding fasciclin domain-containing protein → MPDIVDIAVSNDSFKTLVAAVQAANLVETLKSPGPFTVFAPTDAAFAKLPPGTIQTLLQNIPQLARILTYHVVSGKLMQADLAKLESVTSVEGSPITLDCSSGFEVKNATVVMADVEADNGVIHVIDNVILMG, encoded by the coding sequence ATGCCCGATATTGTCGATATTGCAGTGAGCAATGACTCCTTTAAAACCCTTGTCGCTGCGGTGCAAGCGGCGAACTTAGTCGAAACCTTAAAAAGTCCCGGTCCCTTCACCGTTTTTGCTCCCACCGATGCCGCCTTTGCCAAATTACCCCCAGGAACAATTCAAACTCTGTTACAGAATATTCCTCAACTGGCGCGAATTTTAACCTATCATGTCGTTTCGGGTAAATTGATGCAAGCGGATTTAGCAAAATTAGAGTCAGTCACCTCAGTGGAAGGCTCACCCATTACCCTGGATTGTTCTAGTGGATTTGAAGTCAAAAATGCCACAGTGGTGATGGCTGATGTAGAAGCGGATAATGGAGTAATTCATGTGATTGATAACGTGATTTTAATGGGTTAA
- a CDS encoding NACHT domain-containing protein, translating into MPKISPAFILILTVLVNGFFCMAIAITAASPPSLGILLGVLTLGCGLLCALTCWLPGGRVEQGFWLFGVLPLIAAVSVYFLLVSESLNPAFQANLSAASVLLWALGTALPTVLILWQRWQGWQSSAIALREGLLAAVESEAIARQQQSLHYAVQRYLVREPLTEELPRLWDVEVKIGKHPRRKLAPEQGILEGLQVAAPKQAGVEVLNEVGVRADPETGVLEMGAIAGIVLILGAPGAGKTSTLLELAWDLCDRARQNELEPVPVVLDLAHWQEQTPLLTWIEEEVCYKYNVNRKLVRELLADDRLLPLLDGLDELDSTQQEHCLKEIAQSRRQNGQALPLVLSTRMDTYQHRETRLRLYAAVGVQPLKKQQIERYLLASRSRELWENLQTDPTLFRLAKTPLFLNLMTVAYEEILIHSWKRLKTRDERQRYVFNAYIRRQLSRDMEKPIYSRKTEPPAEQTKQWLRLLAGVMSQNNHRIFSPDSLPTLRLQPTWKQLQYPLVLLLLFILLYAGLFALIYGWEVGGIYGIFFAIIALSCGGIIALKAPDIELSTTSPRLLWQSAIVSVICCLLGFLSFQFIGAILSAVTPTGGWVMYLLSVLFFIGATAPIFGLICGLITAIPWMKHLLLRVILWRRGEIPWNYRRFLEYVSQRLFLQRVGWQQYRFIHDLLRDRLGES; encoded by the coding sequence ATGCCAAAAATTAGTCCGGCGTTCATTTTGATTTTGACTGTATTGGTGAATGGGTTCTTCTGTATGGCGATCGCTATCACGGCGGCGTCCCCACCCAGTCTGGGCATTTTGTTGGGGGTTTTAACCCTCGGATGTGGACTGTTATGTGCCTTAACCTGTTGGTTACCCGGGGGTAGGGTGGAACAGGGTTTTTGGCTGTTTGGGGTGCTGCCTCTGATTGCGGCGGTGTCGGTGTACTTTCTCCTGGTTAGTGAGTCCCTCAATCCCGCTTTTCAGGCAAATTTAAGCGCTGCATCGGTGTTGTTGTGGGCGTTGGGGACCGCATTGCCGACGGTGTTGATTCTATGGCAACGGTGGCAGGGTTGGCAATCCTCGGCGATCGCCCTCCGTGAGGGGTTACTGGCAGCCGTTGAAAGTGAAGCGATCGCCCGACAGCAGCAGTCGTTACATTATGCAGTGCAGCGCTATTTGGTGCGCGAACCCCTCACCGAGGAACTCCCCCGGTTGTGGGATGTGGAGGTCAAAATTGGCAAGCATCCCCGACGGAAACTGGCACCGGAACAAGGGATTTTGGAGGGGTTACAGGTGGCAGCACCCAAGCAAGCGGGGGTAGAGGTGCTGAATGAGGTGGGAGTGCGTGCGGACCCGGAAACGGGGGTTTTGGAAATGGGGGCGATCGCTGGAATTGTTTTAATTCTCGGTGCACCGGGTGCGGGTAAAACTAGCACTTTGTTAGAATTAGCTTGGGACTTATGCGATCGCGCCCGACAGAATGAGCTAGAACCTGTGCCGGTTGTCCTCGATTTAGCACATTGGCAGGAGCAGACCCCATTACTCACTTGGATCGAGGAAGAAGTTTGTTACAAGTATAACGTTAACCGCAAGCTCGTCCGAGAATTGTTGGCAGACGATCGCTTGTTACCCCTCCTGGATGGACTCGACGAACTGGATAGCACTCAACAGGAACATTGTTTAAAAGAGATTGCCCAATCCCGACGGCAAAATGGACAGGCGCTGCCGTTGGTCCTCTCGACAAGGATGGATACTTACCAACATCGCGAAACTCGTCTGCGTTTGTATGCGGCAGTCGGAGTCCAACCGTTGAAAAAGCAGCAAATTGAGAGATATTTGCTCGCCTCTCGCAGTCGGGAACTTTGGGAAAATCTGCAAACAGACCCGACCTTATTCCGATTAGCCAAAACCCCTTTATTCTTAAATCTGATGACTGTTGCTTATGAGGAAATTTTAATTCATTCCTGGAAACGCCTGAAGACGAGAGACGAACGTCAGCGCTATGTGTTTAATGCTTATATTCGGCGGCAACTGTCGCGGGACATGGAGAAACCCATTTATTCCCGCAAAACCGAACCCCCGGCAGAACAAACCAAACAGTGGTTACGCTTGCTGGCAGGGGTGATGAGTCAGAACAATCACCGGATATTTTCCCCGGATTCTCTTCCTACGTTACGGTTGCAACCCACCTGGAAACAGTTACAGTATCCCCTCGTCTTGTTGTTGCTTTTTATTCTTCTATATGCTGGGTTATTTGCCTTAATTTATGGATGGGAAGTGGGAGGGATTTATGGGATATTCTTTGCAATTATTGCTTTAAGCTGTGGGGGAATTATTGCCTTAAAAGCACCGGATATTGAACTGAGTACGACTTCCCCTCGCCTCCTGTGGCAGTCGGCGATCGTCTCCGTGATTTGTTGCCTCCTCGGTTTCCTGAGTTTCCAATTCATTGGGGCAATTTTATCCGCTGTTACTCCCACAGGAGGGTGGGTGATGTATTTGCTCTCGGTGCTGTTTTTCATTGGAGCAACCGCCCCTATTTTCGGCTTGATTTGTGGACTGATTACTGCCATTCCTTGGATGAAGCACTTGCTCCTGCGGGTGATATTGTGGCGCAGAGGGGAGATTCCCTGGAATTATCGCCGGTTTTTGGAATATGTCAGCCAACGGTTATTTTTACAGCGCGTAGGATGGCAGCAGTATCGCTTCATTCATGATTTATTGCGCGATCGCCTCGGGGAGAGTTAA
- a CDS encoding TIGR00266 family protein, with translation MEYEIRYKPSFATLFVTLSPGESITAEPGAAISMDSRIAMKTQFSGGFFSGLLKKWFGGESLLVNVFRNPTTHPLEVVLSQATIGDMACIELTQSSICLQPGAYIAHTPGIKITLGWAGFASWFAREGLFKLKLTGTGRVFFGAYGGLTPKRINGEFIVDNGHLVAYEPTIKMGISMSGGLFSSISSREGFVNRLKGQGIIYLQSRSVEGLVQFLNPQFR, from the coding sequence GTGGAATATGAGATTCGTTATAAACCCTCCTTTGCCACCCTGTTTGTCACCCTCAGTCCCGGGGAATCCATCACCGCCGAACCCGGTGCCGCCATCTCCATGGATAGCCGGATTGCCATGAAAACCCAATTTTCCGGCGGGTTCTTCTCCGGTTTATTAAAAAAATGGTTTGGGGGAGAGAGTCTACTGGTGAACGTCTTTCGCAATCCCACCACTCACCCATTAGAAGTGGTCCTCAGTCAAGCCACTATTGGGGATATGGCTTGTATTGAACTCACCCAGTCTAGTATCTGTTTGCAACCCGGGGCTTATATTGCCCATACCCCAGGGATAAAAATTACCCTTGGTTGGGCAGGATTCGCCAGTTGGTTCGCCCGAGAAGGACTGTTTAAGCTCAAATTAACCGGCACCGGGCGCGTATTTTTCGGGGCTTATGGCGGTTTGACTCCCAAACGAATTAACGGCGAGTTTATCGTAGACAATGGTCATTTAGTCGCCTACGAACCGACGATTAAAATGGGAATTTCCATGTCTGGGGGCTTGTTTAGTTCGATTTCATCCAGAGAAGGATTTGTCAACCGCTTAAAAGGGCAGGGAATTATCTACTTACAATCCCGAAGCGTGGAAGGCTTAGTCCAATTTTTAAACCCCCAATTTCGGTAA
- a CDS encoding TIGR00266 family protein has product MNVNILHQPDCAIAHLILKPGEDIIAEAGCMIAMKGDMQVSTTLRRGKGGGILGGLKRTLAGESLFLSVFRASSTGGEIFLAPQMLGDIFHYQLRETGLIVQATSYLACSAQVILDIGVQGFKSLFSGESFFWLEFSGRGDLLLSSFGAIYEIFVEGEYIVDTGHIVAFEKSLTFEITKPPGSNWVSAWLSGEGFVCRFKGRGRLFCQTHSPQAFGQFIGSQLSPRIE; this is encoded by the coding sequence ATGAATGTGAATATTTTACATCAACCGGACTGTGCGATCGCTCATCTCATCCTCAAACCCGGTGAAGATATCATAGCCGAAGCCGGTTGTATGATTGCCATGAAGGGGGATATGCAAGTCAGCACCACCCTGCGCCGAGGCAAAGGCGGGGGCATCTTGGGCGGATTGAAACGCACCCTCGCCGGAGAATCCTTATTTTTAAGTGTCTTTCGCGCATCCTCCACCGGCGGCGAAATCTTCTTAGCCCCGCAAATGTTAGGGGATATTTTCCACTATCAACTCCGAGAAACCGGCTTAATAGTCCAAGCCACCTCTTACCTCGCCTGTAGCGCTCAAGTCATCCTAGATATTGGCGTTCAAGGCTTTAAATCTTTGTTCTCGGGAGAAAGTTTCTTTTGGCTAGAATTTAGTGGTCGCGGTGACCTGCTGTTAAGTTCCTTTGGGGCTATTTATGAAATCTTTGTTGAAGGAGAATATATCGTAGATACCGGCCATATTGTGGCCTTTGAAAAGAGCTTAACCTTTGAAATTACCAAACCCCCAGGAAGCAACTGGGTGAGCGCGTGGCTGAGTGGAGAAGGGTTTGTTTGCCGGTTTAAAGGCAGAGGTCGTCTGTTTTGTCAAACCCATAGTCCCCAGGCTTTCGGCCAATTTATCGGATCTCAGTTATCCCCGCGCATTGAATAG
- a CDS encoding TIGR00266 family protein, whose amino-acid sequence MSRPIAYEIEHSPSYASLRLDLQPDQTVLVEAGAMAAMDTCIKMKSKIQGGLLKGLSRMVSGESLFISEFTAERKAGQLFVSPAVPGDIQHYVLDGNSLFVQSSGFLASSPTVVIDSKFQGFKGFFSGESLFLIRATGEGDLWFNSYGAIIEIPIAGDYIVDTSYIVAFEDTLDYRVEVLGGLSFRGLKTGILGGEGLVCRFHGTGRLWIQSRSLFPFLNFLNPFRPVQSSSSSSSSASDSSGDD is encoded by the coding sequence ATGAGCCGTCCTATAGCTTATGAAATCGAACATTCACCGTCCTATGCCTCCTTGCGTCTGGACTTGCAGCCGGACCAAACTGTATTAGTTGAAGCCGGGGCAATGGCGGCAATGGATACCTGCATTAAAATGAAATCTAAAATTCAAGGAGGACTGCTCAAAGGCTTAAGCCGCATGGTGAGTGGCGAATCTTTATTTATTAGCGAATTTACCGCTGAAAGAAAAGCCGGTCAATTGTTTGTCTCTCCAGCCGTTCCGGGAGATATTCAACATTATGTTTTGGATGGCAATAGTTTATTCGTTCAATCCTCGGGATTTTTAGCCTCCAGTCCAACGGTAGTAATTGACAGCAAATTTCAAGGATTTAAAGGCTTTTTTAGTGGGGAATCTTTATTTTTAATCCGAGCAACTGGGGAGGGGGATTTGTGGTTCAACTCCTATGGTGCTATTATAGAAATTCCCATTGCCGGGGACTATATTGTTGACACCAGTTATATTGTTGCCTTTGAAGATACTCTGGACTATCGGGTTGAAGTCTTAGGCGGATTATCCTTCCGGGGATTAAAAACGGGTATTCTGGGTGGGGAAGGGTTAGTCTGTCGCTTTCACGGCACCGGGCGCTTGTGGATCCAGTCCCGCAGTTTGTTCCCCTTCCTGAATTTTTTAAATCCGTTTCGCCCGGTGCAAAGTAGTAGCAGTAGTAGCAGTAGTGCCAGTGACAGTAGTGGTGACGATTAG